The proteins below come from a single Triticum aestivum cultivar Chinese Spring chromosome 5D, IWGSC CS RefSeq v2.1, whole genome shotgun sequence genomic window:
- the LOC123122229 gene encoding disease resistance protein RGA2: protein MAESLLLPVVRGVASKAASILVQTVTRMCGVDDDRCKLERQLLAVQCKLTDAEVKSENNQYVKRWMKDFRTVAYEADDVLDTFQYEALRCQAHTGVSRTHKVLSHFTSHSPLLFRLTMSRKLRNILEKINELVTEMNTFGLLNSVEPPQVPCRQTHSALDEYAEIFGRDDDKEVVVKLLLDQQDNQKLQVLPIFGMGGLGKTTLAKMVYNDHRVQQHFHLSMWHCVSENFEAKVTCNLPDTIEMLRGRLQEVIGQKRYLLVLDDVWNEEERKWEDDLKPLLCSVGGTGSVVVVTCRNQQVASIMGTLGPHKLACLSEDDSWELFSKKSFSNGVEERAELVAIGKHIVKKCRGLPLALKTMGGLMSSKQLVQEWEAIEKSSIGDNIRGKDEILPILKLSYRHLTAEMKQCFAFCALFPKDFEMEKDTLIQLWIANGFIQEEGTMDLTQKGESIFRDLVWRSFLQDVKTKKLYSVGTRYEEIGCKMHDLMHDLVKDVTDEYATIEELIQQKAMIKDVRHMTTVYAWSEEEHVSSVFKDTVSLRTVFKPLILPKNLKESGLESLRVLCCGDPSIIHNRVINGKHLRYLDLSMSGIIRMPNSICSLYNLQSLRLNGCSLLQQLPEGMSTMRKLIHLYLFGCDSLERMPPNIGLLHNLHTLTNFVVDIEVGCGIEELKDLRHLSNRLELYNLRKVKNENNAQEANLHQKQNITELLMHWGCGKYDMPEDEACNDEQVLEALIPHSKLHVLGVHGYGGLEISQWMREPEMFRCLRKLDMSNCPNCKNIPIVWLSDSLEYLLLYNMCNLTTLCNSLDMEGGGYSTPVRIFPKLTEMTLDKLPNLAIWVENSVTEPNRLVMFPMLMVLKMKDCPKLASVPESPVLKDLNIENCCSLPVSSLAHLKSLCDLQCDGKGIMCTNMPLGSWPSLVSLTVLSLVNMMMVPLEDQQTRRHAETLRFLKLHGPNCFLTTPGFSKSQLGLWECFSFVEELWLNQCDDLARWPTEELQSLQRLRSLHIWSCANLEGRGSSSDETLPLSHLEKLDIRNCRTLLEIPKLPASLEELQITQCKNLVALPSNLGDLAKLRVLYVDRCCGLTELPGVMNGFTSLERLQIHGVEEFQQVPVQWLPAIKSFIIMGCPELQRRCREGGEYFHLVSSIPGKCIPSPEPQHEETESSMKKFLKRLLPSCADGSL from the coding sequence ATGGCAGAATCATTGCTTCTTCCTGTGGTACGAGGCGTGGCCAGCAAGGCCGCGAGCATCCTCGTCCAGACCGTGACCCGCATGTGTGGTGTTGACGATGACCGCTGCAAATTGGAGCGCCAGCTGCTGGCCGTCCAGTGCAAGCTGACCGACGCCGAGGTGAAGAGCGAAAACAACCAGTACGTCAAGAGGTGGATGAAGGACTTCAGGACCGTCGCCTATGAGGCTGACGACGTCCTCGACACCTTCCAGTATGAGGCGCTGCGCTGCCAAGCCCATACCGGCGTGTCCAGGACACACAAGGTACTCAGCCACTTCACGTCACACAGCCCGCTACTCTTCCGTCTTACTATGAGTAGGAAGCTGAGAAACATCCTCGAGAAGATCAATGAACTTGTCACAGAGATGAACACTTTTGGCCTCCTGAACAGTGTGGAGCCGCCGCAGGTTCCTTGTCGGCAGACACACTCAGCACTGGATGAATATGCGGAGATCTTTGGAAGGGATGATGACAAGGAGGTGGTGGTGAAACTTTTGCTCGACCAGCAAGATAATCAGAAGTTGCAGGTGCTGCCAATCTTTGGGATGGGAGGTTTGGGCAAGACGACTCTTGCCAAGATGGTGTACAACGACCACAGGGTCCAGCAACATTTTCATTTGAGCATGTGGCACTGTGTCTCTGAAAACTTTGAAGCCAAGGTAACATGCAACTTGCCAGACACCATCGAGATGTTGCGGGGGCGACTTCAGGAAGTCATTGGGCAGAAAAGGTATCTCCTTGTTCTTGATGACGTATGGAATGAAGAGGAGAGGAAGTGGGAAGACGATCTGAAGCCACTGCTCTGTTCTGTTGGTGGGACAGGAAGTGTTGTAGTTGTCACATGTCGAAACCAGCAAGTGGCGTCCATAATGGGCACGCTAGGACCTCATAAGCTAGCATGTCTAAGCGAAGATGATTCATGGGAACTGTTCTCGAAGAAATCTTTTAGTAATGGTGTAGAGGAGCGAGCAGAGTTGGTCGCCATTGGCAAGCATATTGTTAAGAAATGCAGGGGGCTTCCTCTTGCTCTGAAGACAATGGGTGGTTTGATGAGTTCCAAACAACTAGTGCAGGAATGGGAGGCCATAGAAAAAAGCAGTATTGGGGATAATATAAGAGGCAAAGATGAGATCCTACCCATACTAAAATTGAGCTACCGACACTTGACAGCCGAAATGAAGCAATGTTTTGCCTTCTGTGCTCTCTTTCCCAAGGACTTTGAGATGGAAAAGGACACATTGATCCAGCTATGGATAGCAAATGGTTTTATTCAAGAAGAGGGCACAATGGATTTGACACAGAAGGGAGAATCCATTTTTCGTGATCTGGTTTGGAGATCCTTCCTCCAAGATGTGAAGACAAAGAAACTTTATTCCGTTGGCACAAGATATGAGGAAATTGGATGTAAAATGCATGATTTAATGCATGACctagtgaaagatgtcacagatgAATATGCAACTATAGAAGAGCTGATTCAGCAAAAGGCAATGATAAAAGATGTTCGTCACATGACAACTGTATATGCATGGTCTGAAGAGGAGCATGTTAGTAGTGTGTTCAAAGACACCGTCTCTCTCCGCACTGTCTTTAAGCCTTTAATACTACCCAAGAATTTGAAGGAGTCAGGACTGGAATCGTTAAGAGTCTTGTGTTGCGGGGATCCTTCTATTATCCATAATCGGGTCATAAATGGAAAACATTTGCGGTATTTGGACCTTTCTATGTCTGGCATTATTAGAATGCCAAATTCAATATGTTCGTTGTATAACCTGCAATCTTTGAGACTTAATGGTTGCAGCCTTCTACAACAGTTACCAGAAGGCATGAGTACTATGCGGAAGCTTATCCACCTTTATCTTTTTGGATGTGATAGTTTGGAACGGATGCCTCCAAATATTGGACTACTGCACAACCTTCATACCCTAACAAATTTTGTTGTGGATATTGAAGTTGGTTGTGGAATCGAGGAGCTCAAAGATCTGAGGCACCTTTCAAATAGGTTAGAACTTTACAATTTGAGAAAAGTAAAGAATGAAAATAATGCTCAAGAAGCCAATCTCCACCAGAAGCAGAATATAACTGAACTGTTGATGCATTGGGGGTGCGGGAAATATGACATGCCTGAAGATGAGGCTTGTAATGATGAACAAGTGTTGGAGGCTCTTATACCTCACAGTAAGCTCCACgttttgggggtacatggatatggTGGCCTAGAAATATCCCAATGGATGAGAGAGCCTGAGATGTTCCGGTGCCTGAGAAAGCTTGATATGTCCAACTGCCCAAACTGCAAGAATATACCCATAGTATGGCTATCAGACTCTCTTGAGTATTTGTTGTTATACAACATGTGTAACCTGACCACATTATGTAATAGTCTTGACATGGAAGGTGGAGGATACAGCACCCCTGTACGGATTTTCCCGAAGTTGACGGAAATGACTTTAGATAAGTTACCCAACTTGGCGATATGGGTTGAGAATAGTGTAACAGAGCCGAATAGGTTGGTAATGTTCCCAATGCTCATGGTGTTAAAAATGAAGGATTGCCCGAAACTTGCGAGTGTTCCTGAGAGCCCCGTCTTGAAAGATCTGAACATAGAAAACTGCTGCAGTCTTCCAGTGAGTTCGCTTGCACATCTAAAATCATTGTGTGACCTCCAATGTGATGGAAAAGGTATCATGTGTACAAATATGCCTTTGGGCTCTTGGCCATCTCTTGTCAGTTTAACTGTTCTCTCACTCGTGAACATGATGATGGTCCCTCTAGAGGACCAGCAAACCCGGAGACATGCGGAAACCCTTCGGTTTTTGAAGCTTCATGGTCCCAACTGCTTCTTAACAACACCAGGATTCTCAAAATCGCAACTTGGCCTTTGGGAATGCTTTTCTTTTGTGGAAGAATTGTGGCTTAATCAGTGCGATGATCTTGCCCGCTGGCCAACAGAGGAGCTCCAGAGCTTGCAACGCCTCCGCTCTCTGCATATTTGGTCTTGTGCCAACCTGGAGGGGAGGGGTTCATCGTCTGACGAGACTTTGCCACTGTCTCATCTGGAGAAGTTGGATATTCGCAATTGTCGCACTTTATTAGAGATTCCCAAGTTGCCTGCATCCCTGGAGGAATTGCAGATTACCCAGTGCAAGAACCTGGTGGCGCTGCCTTCAAACCTTGGAGATCTAGCCAAGCTGAGGGTTCTCTATGTGGATCGCTGTTGTGGCCTTACAGAATTACCTGGTGTGATGAATGGCTTCACTTCCCTCGAGCGATTGCAAATTCATGGGGTGGAGGAATTCCAGCAGGTTCCCGTTCAGTGGCTCCCAGCCATCAAATCCTTCATAATAATGGGCTGCCCAGAGTTGCAAAGACGCTGCAGAGAAGGCGGGGAGTATTTCCACTTGGTCTCCTCTATCCCGGGTAAATGCATTCCATCACCAGAACCCCAGCACGAAGAAACCGAATCGAGCATGAAGAAGTTTCTGAAGAGGCTCCTCCCTTCGTGTGCTGATGGCTCACTCTAA